In Penaeus vannamei isolate JL-2024 chromosome 24, ASM4276789v1, whole genome shotgun sequence, the genomic stretch TACTCTTCCAAAACCAACTATAGTTGTCTTCCAGTTTTAAATTTTTCACCACTAATTTTTTCTGTAATTTCGttggttaaagaaagaaaatcttttGTCACCTATTTAGATAATTGCAATTATGCTGTCATATTAGACTAGATgaataaaaagcaaataaatgtAGAACAAATAATCCTTTGAATGTAGTTCCCTActataaaaacttttttttcagatATAAATCAGTATGATATATTATAACAGAGGAACTACTAGTTCCAACTCTGTGAGGTACACAGATAAACCATTGCAAATTTTCAGCTTCTTTATTTTGATCATTTCTTCTTGtataatggggggtgggggatttttGTGAAGAtgacagaagaaaaaacagaatgacATTATACTTTTTGACATCCTGAGTCCAGTTTCTGAAAAGGTGTAGCATGACTATAAAATATTAACattgagaaggatgagaagaaacagagagaaagtgtgtgaaaataaagactgagagagggaaagagaacgagagatgggatagataggatgagggagagaaggaagaagagcgagagggaaggtgatgagcaggagagggaaggagagcaagaacagaaagagagaggaggaagagcaagtgtAATGGTAGAATGTGAtgaggaagggcagggaagagagaaagggagagagtgagaggaaagacaaactgagagaagaaagatgaaatagaggaagaaggggaagtgaaggaaggaaagaagggggacaAGTAGAcgagaaagagattttttttttctcttaaaaataatgtataaaaaggTTATTAATAAACATTTGTAACTAGTATCAAGATTCTTAATAGGAAATGctgcatacaaataaatatacaagttATCATGTATATTAACAAGCATATCAAAATTTCCACATGTAACATTTGATAAGTTCAAAAGTTCTTTTCCTACTAAGCTCTTTAAACAGTTTACACTTTTCAAAAAATGTTCAAAAACAACcaaaatggacactgccatcaAAAGCAGAGGCATATGAATTTTCAAATGGACAAACTTGTACTAACATGGGTTTGCATTTTAACCCTGTGCTTCTCTTGCAGCTTTCCTCTCATAATATCTTTGCAGTGCAAAGTCAAACTTCTCTCCTACAGTTCGTTTCTCAAAGAGTTTGCGAATCctgtccattctcttctctttctcttccacttcattctctttcttcaccttggTACCTCCTTCTTTCTGTGACTTATTATCCACCTTTCCATCTTTAGACTTGTCTGTACTGCGTTTCTCatctttgttgttttcctttgtactctctctcctgtctggaGATTTTGGTTCTTCCTTAATCTTCACCCTTTCCCGACTCCTTGATCGCCTCTGTGGTGAACGAGATCGTCGGTCACCAGTCTTCCTTCGTTGTGGACTTCTTGACCTGCTGTGTCTAGCATGGCGATCCCTTGATCTTGATCTGTGTCTGCCCCTGttggatctttctctctcctgagaCCTATCCCTTCCAAATTTCCGCTCTCTTGTCCTgtcatatcctcttcctctttcccaagtTTTCTccacatcccttcttctctctcttgaatggctgccttccctcctcctctctcgtgagtgactcctttctcttctccgttcCCTGGACCggcttcgctctctcctcctctcatgcgagatacttctctctcgtctcctttctctggAGTTGCTCCTTCCCCTAGACCTGTCATCACCTTTGTCCTTTCTGTCTTCTGCTGCTCttagcctctctctcctctctctgtatgactcaaccttctcctcttcctctgaatCTGAAGAGGGAGCACTGCGCCTTGCCACTTTGTTTTGTCCTCGCACCTCTCGCTCAGGAGACTCACTCAAATCCCGCTGGGTCCGATAGTGTTTCTGACGCCTGTTGTCATCCTGTCGCCGTATAATCTCGGTCTCTCCATTGCCAGCTGCACCATCACTGTTTGGTTCTTTCTTGATGACAATATCCTCTGGTTCCTTTTTTATAGCAGATTCTCCCATTTTTTGCTTAAAAATGTGGTTGTAGAATGCACCAAAGTTCTTATGCTTCATTACATCAATTTGTTctgaagaataaaatgaaaaaaattatgtaaCCATTTATCCAATCTGTAATTCAGACTTACAATAGCTATACATTGTCTCTATACTGTCTTTTGAGCTCTATGTAATACTGCATATAAATTCATagccacactttttttttatctatgaatatggactttaaaataaaaaattaatgattTCAAATAACCCTCctttgagattaaaaaaaaaaagaaaagttgaaaTCTGCATTCTGATAGCAGAAAAAGATAAACATTataactacacaaacacacaccttccTGTAGTTCTTCaagtctcgctttctcttctgcttgttttaattcttccattttcttgaGGTAAGAGGCTGTGACAAATGACTCCTTATCAGCAaattcttccccttccatttcacGCTCCTTTTGAACTTGCCTCTCTTTGCGACGTTCCCCTTCCAATTTACGCTTCTCAGCATGCTTCAAGATGTTGTGGATATATTTTGGCTGCAAAtatgggagagaaaataaaatacttgTAAAAACACATTTCTATTCCAACAGCTCTCCTTATAAGAAAACACCTTATACCCTTAACTATGGCTGCATTGAAAGCCATATATACTGCTAAATATGGCTCTGACTACTAATATACATTGCTAATGTAAGAACAATAGACCTCTTGGAATATTTGATTTACAAATCAAGATGACGTGACTCAGAATATACCATTTGGAGATAAAATAA encodes the following:
- the LOC113823135 gene encoding nuclear speckle splicing regulatory protein 1, translating into MSATGEKQYGLILPSKNKAQTQALNVRKLNPLLDSDDELEQDEECPLNWVEASLKKSAGNSGQQALQRRMLREAVAEDASVFQYDEVYDEIQASKTAEVAAKKQNTDKKPKYIHNILKHAEKRKLEGERRKERQVQKEREMEGEEFADKESFVTASYLKKMEELKQAEEKARLEELQEEQIDVMKHKNFGAFYNHIFKQKMGESAIKKEPEDIVIKKEPNSDGAAGNGETEIIRRQDDNRRQKHYRTQRDLSESPEREVRGQNKVARRSAPSSDSEEEEKVESYRERRERLRAAEDRKDKGDDRSRGRSNSRERRRERSISHERRRERSRSRERRRERSHSRERRREGSHSRERRRDVEKTWERGRGYDRTRERKFGRDRSQERERSNRGRHRSRSRDRHARHSRSRSPQRRKTGDRRSRSPQRRSRSRERVKIKEEPKSPDRRESTKENNKDEKRSTDKSKDGKVDNKSQKEGGTKVKKENEVEEKEKRMDRIRKLFEKRTVGEKFDFALQRYYERKAAREAQG